A region from the Geobacillus vulcani PSS1 genome encodes:
- a CDS encoding ABC transporter ATP-binding protein codes for MLELKRITKVFNEGTADEKIALRGIDLTLAPGDFVTVIGSNGAGKSTLMNIISGRLSPDVGEVWINGRNVTALKEHARARYIGRVFQDPMAGTAPHMTIEENLALAYNRTKRRTLRFGVTKQKREWFRETLSTLHLGLEDRLTAKVGLLSGGERQALSLLMATFTKPDVLLLDEHTAALDPARAELVTELTKQIVEEHRLTTLMVTHNMEQAIRLGNRLIMMDGGQIIFAAEGKEKEELTVERLLEAFQRIRGSQFASDRAVLSS; via the coding sequence TTGCTGGAGTTGAAACGAATTACAAAAGTGTTTAACGAAGGAACGGCTGACGAGAAAATCGCCTTGCGCGGCATTGATCTGACGTTGGCTCCCGGCGATTTCGTCACCGTCATCGGCAGCAACGGCGCGGGAAAGTCGACGCTGATGAACATCATTTCCGGACGATTGTCCCCAGATGTCGGCGAAGTGTGGATCAACGGCCGCAATGTCACGGCGCTCAAGGAACACGCGCGCGCCCGATACATCGGCCGCGTCTTTCAAGACCCGATGGCCGGCACGGCTCCGCATATGACGATTGAGGAAAATTTGGCGCTCGCCTACAATCGGACGAAGCGGCGCACACTGCGCTTCGGTGTTACAAAGCAAAAGCGCGAATGGTTTCGGGAAACGCTAAGCACGCTCCATTTAGGATTGGAGGACCGGCTCACAGCCAAAGTCGGCCTTCTTTCCGGCGGGGAGCGGCAGGCGCTTTCCTTGTTGATGGCGACGTTTACAAAACCGGATGTGCTGTTGCTCGATGAACATACCGCCGCCCTTGATCCGGCGCGGGCGGAGCTTGTGACCGAGCTGACGAAGCAAATTGTGGAGGAGCACCGCCTGACGACGCTCATGGTCACACATAACATGGAGCAGGCGATTCGCCTTGGCAATCGGTTGATCATGATGGATGGCGGGCAAATCATTTTTGCTGCAGAAGGAAAGGAGAAAGAGGAGCTGACGGTCGAGCGGTTGCTTGAGGCATTCCAACGCATCCGCGGCAGCCAATTCGCGAGCGATCGCGCCGTGCTCAGCTCGTAA
- a CDS encoding ABC transporter substrate-binding protein has translation MGQSIRRFAAVCAASFLLLSGCSGAKETGSSQGSNGKSEKEKTYKIGVTQIVEHPSLDAARKGFQQALKDKGLSVEYDVQIAQGDQSNNQTIANNFVSDGVDLIFANSTPSAQAALNATKDIPIVFTSVTDPVGAQLVQSMEKPGGNVTGTTDTHPEAIPKTVQFIDKYIKGNRVGMVYNAGEQNSVAQIEQVKKAMQGTDLQIVPVSVSTSAEVKQATESLVGKVDCLYIITDNTVVSALESVIQVANEHDIPLFVGELDSVKRGGFAAYGFDYYDIGYEAGEMAAQILQDGKKPADLPVQYPQKLKLVINKKAAKEMGIELNPEWDSLAEYIE, from the coding sequence GTGGGTCAATCGATTCGGCGGTTCGCCGCAGTGTGTGCGGCCAGCTTTTTGCTGCTTAGCGGTTGCAGCGGCGCGAAAGAGACGGGAAGCAGCCAAGGAAGCAATGGGAAGAGTGAGAAAGAAAAGACGTACAAAATCGGCGTGACGCAAATTGTTGAGCATCCATCGCTCGATGCGGCGCGCAAAGGATTCCAGCAAGCGTTAAAAGACAAAGGGCTGTCCGTTGAGTATGACGTGCAAATCGCCCAAGGCGACCAAAGCAACAACCAAACGATCGCCAACAATTTTGTTTCAGATGGCGTCGACTTGATTTTTGCCAATTCAACGCCAAGCGCGCAGGCGGCGCTCAATGCGACAAAAGACATTCCGATCGTGTTCACGTCGGTGACCGACCCAGTCGGCGCGCAGCTTGTCCAATCGATGGAAAAGCCGGGCGGCAATGTGACGGGAACGACCGATACGCATCCGGAGGCCATTCCGAAAACGGTGCAGTTTATTGACAAATATATCAAAGGCAACCGCGTCGGCATGGTCTACAACGCCGGCGAACAAAACTCCGTCGCTCAAATCGAGCAGGTGAAAAAGGCGATGCAAGGAACAGATTTGCAAATTGTCCCGGTGTCCGTGTCGACGTCGGCAGAAGTGAAACAGGCGACCGAATCGCTCGTCGGCAAAGTCGATTGCCTGTACATCATCACCGACAACACCGTCGTCTCGGCGCTTGAGTCCGTCATTCAAGTGGCGAATGAGCACGACATTCCGCTTTTTGTCGGCGAACTCGATTCCGTCAAGCGAGGCGGTTTTGCGGCGTACGGGTTTGACTACTATGACATCGGCTACGAAGCTGGGGAAATGGCGGCGCAAATTTTGCAAGACGGCAAAAAGCCAGCCGATTTGCCAGTGCAATATCCACAAAAATTGAAGCTTGTCATCAACAAAAAGGCCGCCAAAGAAATGGGCATCGAGCTCAATCCCGAATGGGATTCCCTAGCGGAATACATTGAATAA
- a CDS encoding ABC transporter permease — translation MFSAVEAGLIYAVMALGVYLSFRILDFPDLTVDGSFVTGASVAAVLIVNGANPFAASAAALLAGFAAGVLTGLLHTKGKINPLLSGILMMIALYSINLRIMGKSNVPLLQQETVITKITAIWKQAGLDAALNQLISFTGFAPRTWAVLVSMTVVALAVKWLVDWLLKTEVGIALRATGDNKPMVASFSANTDWLIVFGLGLSNALVALSGALVAQYGGFSDVGMGIGMIVIGLASVIIGEALFGARSVTRATWAVIGGAIVYRLILALALRVEFLETGDVKLITALIVMMALIVPNLLAAQKERQRRKRRTKELERGETVAGVETNYKSV, via the coding sequence ATGTTTAGCGCTGTTGAAGCAGGATTGATTTACGCGGTCATGGCGCTCGGCGTCTATTTATCGTTTCGCATTTTAGATTTTCCCGATTTGACTGTTGACGGCAGCTTTGTCACTGGCGCGTCCGTCGCCGCTGTGCTCATTGTCAATGGGGCCAACCCGTTTGCCGCCTCAGCCGCGGCGCTGTTGGCCGGATTTGCCGCTGGGGTGTTGACTGGGCTTTTGCATACGAAAGGGAAAATCAATCCACTGTTATCCGGCATTTTAATGATGATCGCTTTGTATTCGATCAATTTGCGCATTATGGGCAAATCAAACGTGCCGCTCTTGCAGCAGGAAACGGTCATCACCAAAATCACTGCCATCTGGAAGCAAGCTGGGTTGGATGCGGCGCTCAATCAGCTCATTTCCTTCACTGGCTTTGCGCCGCGGACATGGGCGGTGCTTGTATCCATGACGGTCGTGGCGCTGGCGGTCAAATGGCTGGTGGATTGGCTGTTGAAAACGGAGGTGGGGATCGCTTTGCGGGCGACCGGAGACAACAAGCCGATGGTGGCGAGCTTTTCCGCCAACACCGATTGGTTGATCGTGTTCGGCCTTGGACTGTCGAACGCACTCGTGGCGCTTTCCGGAGCGCTCGTCGCCCAGTATGGCGGATTCAGCGACGTCGGGATGGGAATCGGGATGATCGTCATTGGGCTCGCTTCCGTCATCATCGGCGAGGCGCTGTTTGGGGCCCGTTCGGTCACACGCGCAACATGGGCGGTCATCGGCGGCGCCATCGTCTATCGCCTCATTTTGGCGCTTGCGTTGCGCGTCGAGTTTTTGGAGACGGGCGATGTGAAATTGATTACCGCGCTCATTGTGATGATGGCGCTCATCGTGCCCAATCTGTTGGCGGCGCAAAAAGAACGGCAGCGGAGAAAGCGGAGGACCAAGGAGCTTGAGAGGGGGGAGACCGTTGCTGGAGTTGAAACGAATTACAAAAGTGTTTAA
- the dat gene encoding D-amino-acid transaminase, producing the protein MSVKRYVLTDRGILRYEQVTYPMEERGLQFGDGVYEVVRLYNGIYVWLREHLDRLYRSAAAIRLSVPFGCEELIEQLEELRRLNDVQEDAILYLQVTRGSFPRHHAFPAENRPNLYAYIQPMARKTEEMTHGVRAILTKDVRWEYCYIKSLNLLPNVLAKQEAVERGAFEAIFHRDGIVTEGSSSNIFLVKNETVYTHPATERILNGIVRTKVKQFCAELGIPFVEEAFSTTDLAKADELFLTSTTSAITPIIQVDETVIGNGISGTVTKALQAAYRQATKTT; encoded by the coding sequence ATGTCAGTGAAACGGTATGTATTGACCGATCGCGGCATTCTCCGTTATGAACAAGTAACGTACCCGATGGAAGAGCGCGGCTTGCAATTCGGCGATGGCGTCTACGAAGTCGTCCGTTTATATAACGGGATATACGTTTGGCTTCGCGAGCATCTTGATCGGCTGTACCGTTCAGCGGCCGCCATTCGCCTATCCGTTCCGTTTGGCTGCGAAGAGCTCATCGAACAGCTTGAGGAGCTTCGCCGCCTCAACGATGTGCAGGAAGATGCGATTTTGTATTTGCAGGTGACGCGCGGCAGTTTCCCACGCCATCATGCGTTCCCAGCCGAAAACCGGCCGAATTTGTACGCCTACATCCAGCCGATGGCGCGGAAAACCGAGGAAATGACACATGGGGTGCGCGCGATTTTGACGAAAGATGTCCGCTGGGAATACTGTTACATTAAAAGCTTGAACTTATTGCCCAACGTATTGGCCAAACAAGAAGCGGTTGAGCGCGGGGCATTTGAAGCGATTTTCCATCGCGACGGCATCGTGACCGAAGGCAGCTCATCAAACATTTTCCTTGTCAAAAATGAAACAGTGTACACCCATCCAGCCACTGAGCGAATTTTAAACGGCATTGTCCGCACGAAAGTGAAGCAGTTTTGCGCTGAGCTCGGCATCCCATTTGTCGAAGAGGCGTTTTCCACCACCGACCTTGCCAAGGCGGACGAACTGTTTTTAACGAGCACGACGTCAGCCATCACCCCGATCATCCAAGTCGACGAAACGGTAATCGGGAACGGAATTTCAGGAACGGTGACAAAGGCGTTGCAAGCCGCCTATCGGCAAGCAACGAAAACGACTTGA
- a CDS encoding AzlC family ABC transporter permease: METTWAAGKMAPFRQGVQAGVAIAIGYMPIALAFGLLAKTTGLTFAETVLMSIVVFAGASQYIALSLLAAGTGVFEIVLTTFILNIRHFLMSASLNEKAEPDALWKKALYAFGITDETFSVAAMKEGTIDASYMFGLIAMAYGSWIVNSGIGYAAGSGLPESLQESMSIALYAMFIGLLVPALKKQRKIVWLAGLSALFNSIGTFALHLSKGWSIVLATLLSSVIVQWLTKEGGNGGE, encoded by the coding sequence ATGGAAACGACATGGGCAGCCGGCAAAATGGCGCCGTTTCGCCAAGGGGTGCAAGCAGGAGTAGCGATCGCCATCGGCTATATGCCGATCGCGCTGGCGTTTGGGCTGCTCGCCAAAACAACCGGACTGACGTTCGCCGAGACCGTGCTCATGAGCATCGTCGTCTTCGCTGGCGCCTCGCAATATATCGCGTTAAGTCTGCTTGCCGCTGGCACCGGGGTGTTTGAAATCGTGCTGACGACATTCATCTTAAACATTCGTCATTTTTTAATGTCGGCGTCCCTTAATGAAAAGGCTGAGCCGGACGCGCTTTGGAAAAAAGCGTTGTACGCCTTTGGCATTACCGATGAGACGTTTTCGGTGGCGGCGATGAAAGAAGGAACGATCGACGCCTCGTATATGTTCGGGCTCATTGCCATGGCGTATGGCAGTTGGATCGTCAACTCGGGCATCGGTTATGCCGCTGGGTCCGGTTTGCCGGAAAGTTTGCAAGAAAGCATGTCCATTGCCTTGTATGCCATGTTTATCGGCCTGCTTGTTCCAGCGTTGAAAAAACAGCGGAAAATCGTCTGGCTGGCGGGGCTGTCGGCTTTATTCAATTCGATCGGCACGTTTGCTCTTCACTTGTCGAAAGGCTGGTCGATCGTGTTGGCTACCTTGTTGTCGTCGGTCATCGTTCAATGGCTGACGAAGGAAGGGGGAAACGGCGGTGAATAG